From Xiphophorus hellerii strain 12219 chromosome 9, Xiphophorus_hellerii-4.1, whole genome shotgun sequence, a single genomic window includes:
- the LOC116725474 gene encoding C2 calcium-dependent domain-containing protein 4C, with translation MWVLDKIRGSVETSVLRQGDNGDRKAAAAPYSNVLTPDKIPDFFIPPKLVSCPPEPETPSIKPKEGLQPSTSEQTISSNRKISSPRSPRLVAKIAGDTKNLLRAANRHIIQIESADDVVAGDTNADPQSQTAMSLPYVPKTQTSYGFATLKESPHTRRKESLFHCELTSPITSPNTQRKTPGKGSETGNHLTPADCNTSHMNPYRYFSGGESDTCSSAESSPFSSPLLSRSASLLKIFTHETQAKVVKAKRTLARHSSLSTDECSSAEPSPNIQRRLRVPSLHGAGGASDHGLQREHTINLHKGGTVRISANHDSGTSRLLIRVLVAESLYDKHVDIKSINCCVSVYLNPGKLQKQRSNIIKNSRNPVFNEDFFFDSISSVQVKNLSVKFKVVNKGTSLKRDTLLGEREVPLAKLLSGL, from the coding sequence ATGTGGGTTCTGGATAAGATCCGTGGCTCGGTGGAGACCAGTGTGCTGAGACAAGGAGACAACGGTGACAGAAAGGCTGCAGCTGCGCCGTACAGCAACGTGCTCACTCCCGACAAGATCCCAGACTTCTTCATCCCCCCAAAGCTGGTCAGCTGCCCTCCAGAGCCCGAGACGCCGAGCATCAAGCCCAAAGAGGGGCTGCAGCCGTCCACTTCTGAGCAAACCATTAGCAGCAACAGGAAGATCAGCAGTCCGAGGAGCCCTCGCCTGGTGGCCAAGATCGCAGGAGATACAAAGAACCTGCTGAGAGCAGCAAACCGCCACATCATCCAGATAGAGAGTGCGGATGACGTCGTGGCTGGGGACACCAATGCAGACCCCCAGTCGCAGACTGCGATGTCTCTGCCATACGTTCCCAAGACTCAGACATCTTATGGCTTCGCAACCCTGAAGGAGAGCCCCCACACTCGACGCAAAGAGTCCCTGTTCCACTGCGAGCTGACCAGTCCCATTACTTCTCCAAACACCCAGAGGAAGACTCCAGGGAAGGGCAGTGAGACAGGGAACCATCTGACCCCCGCTGACTGCAACACCTCCCACATGAACCCCTACCGGTACttcagtggtggagaaagtgaCACCTGCTCTTCCGCTGAGTCCTCTCCCTTCAGCTCTCCGTTGCTGTCCCGCTCCGCATCCCTCCTCAAGATCTTCACGCATGAGACACAGGCCAAAGTGGTGAAAGCCAAGCGGACGCTGGCTCGCCACAGCTCCCTGTCAACAGACGAGTGCAGCTCGGCCGAGCCCAGCCCCAACATCCAGCGGCGGCTCCGCGTCCCGTCCCTTCACGGCGCCGGAGGAGCGTCTGACCACGGCCTCCAGCGGGAGCACACCATCAACCTGCACAAGGGCGGCACGGTGAGGATCAGCGCCAACCACGACTCCGGCACGTCACGCCTGCTCATCCGAGTCCTGGTGGCTGAGAGTCTGTACGACAAGCACGTCGACATCAAAAGCATCAACTGCTGCGTGTCTGTGTACCTGAATCCAGGCAAGCTGCAGAAGCAGAGGAGCAACATCATCAAGAACAGCCGCAACCCAGTCTTCAATGAGGACTTCTTCTTTGACTCCATCAGCTCTGTTCAGGTGAAGAACCTTTCTGTGAAGTTCAAGGTGGTGAACAAGGGCACCAGCCTGAAGAGGGACACGCTGCTGGGAGAGAGGGAGGTACCACTAGCAAAGTTGCTCTCAGGACTCTAA